A stretch of the Rhizomicrobium sp. genome encodes the following:
- the tolB gene encoding Tol-Pal system beta propeller repeat protein TolB, whose product MKNFVLALLALCALVMPAHAALRVDVDQGNLQPMPIAIPDFASPNAADAVVAQNIAKVIRADLDRSGLFHPLDPKSFIEKILSVSAAPQFANWRAINAQGLVVGQVQGQPDGRLRVDFRLWDVYGESQMIGQQYFTTPDNWRRIAHIIADAIYERITGEKGYFDTRIVFISESGPALARKKRLAVMDQDGANPIFLTRGDYLVLTPRFNPTAQMIAYMSYIGNKPRVYLFDLESGRQEVLGNFPNMTFSPRFSPDGNKVALSLESGGNSDIYVMDLRTRSMTRLTSDPGIDTAPSFSPDGTQIAFESDRGGSQQIYVMGADGSNQHRISFAAGRNGTPVWSPRGDLIAFTNQSGGFHVGVMHTDGGGARIITNGWEDEGPTWAPNGRVIMFGRTVQGGRGSQIWSIDVTGRNERRVSTPGDASDPAWSPLIQ is encoded by the coding sequence ATGAAGAACTTCGTTTTGGCGCTGCTTGCGCTCTGCGCCCTTGTCATGCCCGCGCACGCCGCGCTGCGCGTCGATGTCGACCAGGGCAATCTGCAGCCCATGCCGATCGCGATCCCCGATTTCGCGTCGCCCAACGCCGCCGACGCCGTGGTGGCGCAGAACATCGCCAAGGTGATCCGCGCCGATCTCGACCGTTCGGGGCTGTTCCACCCGCTCGATCCCAAATCCTTCATCGAGAAGATCCTGAGCGTCTCGGCTGCGCCGCAATTCGCCAATTGGCGTGCGATCAACGCCCAGGGCCTCGTCGTCGGCCAGGTCCAGGGCCAGCCGGATGGAAGGCTGCGTGTCGATTTCCGCCTGTGGGACGTCTATGGCGAAAGCCAGATGATCGGCCAGCAATATTTCACCACGCCCGACAATTGGCGCCGCATCGCCCATATCATCGCCGACGCGATCTATGAGCGCATCACCGGCGAGAAGGGCTATTTCGACACCCGCATCGTCTTCATCTCGGAATCGGGGCCGGCGCTGGCGCGCAAGAAGCGCCTCGCGGTGATGGACCAGGATGGCGCCAATCCCATCTTCCTGACCCGCGGCGATTATCTGGTGCTCACGCCGCGCTTCAACCCGACCGCGCAGATGATCGCCTACATGTCGTATATCGGGAACAAGCCGCGCGTATATCTCTTCGACCTCGAAAGCGGCCGCCAGGAAGTGCTGGGCAATTTCCCCAACATGACCTTCTCGCCGCGCTTCTCGCCCGACGGCAACAAGGTCGCGCTGTCGCTGGAATCCGGCGGCAATTCCGACATCTATGTGATGGACCTGCGGACCCGCAGCATGACGCGGTTGACCTCGGACCCGGGGATCGACACCGCGCCGTCCTTCTCGCCCGACGGCACCCAGATCGCCTTCGAATCCGATCGTGGCGGCAGCCAGCAGATCTATGTGATGGGCGCCGACGGCTCGAACCAGCACCGCATCTCCTTCGCCGCCGGCCGCAACGGCACGCCGGTGTGGTCGCCGCGCGGCGACCTGATCGCGTTTACCAACCAGAGCGGCGGATTCCATGTTGGCGTCATGCACACCGACGGCGGCGGCGCCCGCATCATCACCAATGGCTGGGAGGACGAAGGCCCGACCTGGGCGCCCAATGGCCGCGTCATCATGTTCGGCCGCACCGTCCAGGGCGGTCGCGGCTCCCAGATCTGGTCGATCGACGTCACCGGCCGCAACGAACGGCGCGTCTCGACGCCCGGCGACGCCTCGGATCCGGCCTGGTCGCCCTTGATCCAGTAG
- the tolR gene encoding protein TolR: MAATLQGRVKGGRRARRRPMAEINVTPFVDVMLVLLIVFMVTAPLLTVGVPVDLPKTKAQTLGQDREPLSITVKRDGAIFLQNTPIAEDALVEKLGAISANGYEQRIFVRGDKAVDYGRVMEVMGLLSAAGFTHIGLVTDVAKPKPDER, translated from the coding sequence ATGGCGGCCACGCTGCAAGGCCGGGTCAAGGGCGGGCGACGTGCCCGCCGCCGTCCCATGGCGGAGATCAACGTCACGCCCTTCGTGGACGTGATGCTGGTGCTGCTCATCGTCTTCATGGTCACCGCGCCGCTGCTGACCGTCGGCGTGCCGGTCGACCTGCCCAAGACCAAGGCGCAGACGCTGGGCCAGGACCGCGAGCCGCTCTCCATCACGGTCAAGCGCGACGGCGCGATCTTCCTGCAGAACACGCCGATCGCCGAGGATGCCCTGGTGGAGAAGCTCGGCGCGATCTCCGCCAACGGCTACGAGCAGCGGATCTTCGTGCGCGGCGACAAGGCCGTGGATTACGGCCGCGTGATGGAAGTGATGGGGCTGCTGTCCGCCGCCGGCTTCACGCATATTGGCCTCGTGACCGATGTCGCAAAGCCTAAGCCCGACGAGCGCTAG
- the tolQ gene encoding protein TolQ, producing the protein MSFVRLTAALFAALLLTFAAPAWAQHVPSAAPTGAPAETHDLDAPAAAPSGAVDVTTTGGSATPPALGLSVVSVFWRADPIVKAVMVLLLIASLWSWTIIFNKWIAFGTLKRRATKFEKIFWSGQSLDELFQQFAAKADHPLAATFVAALREWRRAFEGGPPREALVPGIKDRIEKAMSVTILRETDGLERQLGFLATVGSVAPFIGLFGTVWGIMNSFTAIAAQHNTTLAVVAPGIAEALFATAMGLFAAIPAVIFYNRFVNEIGRYSTRLDAFADEFSAILSRQLDEKAR; encoded by the coding sequence ATGAGTTTCGTGCGCCTGACCGCCGCCCTGTTCGCGGCCCTTCTCCTGACATTCGCCGCGCCCGCCTGGGCGCAGCATGTTCCCTCGGCGGCGCCGACCGGCGCGCCGGCGGAAACGCACGATCTCGACGCCCCCGCCGCCGCGCCCTCCGGTGCGGTGGACGTCACGACCACCGGCGGATCCGCGACGCCGCCGGCCCTCGGCCTTTCCGTGGTGTCGGTGTTCTGGCGCGCCGATCCGATCGTGAAGGCGGTGATGGTGCTGCTGCTGATCGCCTCGCTGTGGTCGTGGACGATCATCTTCAACAAGTGGATCGCCTTCGGCACGCTCAAGCGCCGCGCCACCAAATTCGAGAAGATCTTCTGGTCCGGCCAGTCGCTCGACGAGCTGTTCCAGCAATTCGCCGCCAAGGCCGATCATCCCCTGGCCGCGACCTTCGTCGCCGCCTTGCGCGAATGGCGCCGCGCCTTCGAAGGCGGCCCGCCGCGCGAGGCGCTGGTCCCCGGCATCAAGGACCGCATCGAGAAGGCGATGAGCGTCACCATCCTGCGCGAGACCGACGGGCTGGAGCGCCAGCTCGGCTTCCTCGCCACGGTCGGCTCCGTCGCGCCCTTCATCGGCCTGTTCGGCACGGTATGGGGCATCATGAATTCCTTCACCGCCATCGCCGCGCAGCACAACACGACGCTCGCGGTCGTCGCGCCGGGCATCGCCGAGGCGCTGTTCGCCACCGCCATGGGCCTGTTCGCCGCGATCCCCGCGGTCATCTTCTACAACCGCTTCGTCAACGAGATCGGCCGCTATTCGACCCGGCTCGACGCCTTCGCCGACGAGTTCTCCGCCATCCTGTCGCGCCAGCTCGACGAGAAGGCGCGCTGA
- a CDS encoding YbgC/FadM family acyl-CoA thioesterase, which produces MTEPTGLGRFEGKTHILPLRVYYEDTDLSGVVYHANYLRFMERGRTEFFRLVGVTKMASLEDPEPTAWTLRHATLEFFRPARLEDQIEVRTTCPHLSGARMRADQKIYSGDTLLVHGKVEACMMTLTGKPRRIPQAVRDLLLPFLLETGA; this is translated from the coding sequence ATGACCGAACCCACCGGTCTCGGCCGCTTCGAGGGCAAGACCCATATCCTGCCGCTCCGCGTCTACTACGAGGACACCGATCTTTCCGGCGTCGTCTATCACGCCAATTACCTGCGTTTCATGGAGCGCGGCCGCACCGAGTTCTTCCGCCTCGTCGGCGTCACCAAGATGGCCTCGCTCGAGGATCCGGAACCCACGGCCTGGACGCTGCGCCATGCCACGCTCGAATTCTTCCGTCCCGCGCGGCTGGAGGACCAGATCGAGGTCCGCACCACCTGTCCGCATCTTTCCGGCGCGCGCATGCGGGCGGACCAGAAGATTTACAGCGGCGACACGCTGCTGGTGCATGGCAAGGTCGAGGCCTGCATGATGACGCTCACCGGCAAGCCGCGCCGCATTCCCCAGGCGGTGCGCGATCTTCTGCTGCCTTTTCTTTTGGAAACAGGGGCTTAA
- the ruvB gene encoding Holliday junction branch migration DNA helicase RuvB, protein MAPKPKSAPERLVTPERTEDDSLEASMRPKRLADFVGQQQARENLSIFIQAAKARGEALDHVLFSGPPGLGKTTLAQIVARELGVNFRSTSGPVLAKAGDLAAILTNLEPRDVLFIDEIHRLNPVVEEILYPAMEDYELDLVIGEGPSARSVKITLNPFTLVGATTRSGLITTPLRDRFGIPVRLNFYTPEELLAIVERGARVLGLALTADGAREIAGRARGTPRIAGRLLKRVRDVAAVAGHATVDAKIADAALTRLEVDGRGLDAFDRRYLKLLAEGFGGGPVGIDTLAAALGESRDALEDVVEPFLLQQGFVQRTPRGRLLTAAAYGHLGLAAPPRDPQQMGLFNAGESE, encoded by the coding sequence ATGGCACCCAAACCCAAATCCGCGCCCGAACGCCTCGTCACGCCCGAGCGCACCGAGGACGACAGCCTCGAAGCCTCGATGCGCCCCAAGCGGCTCGCCGATTTCGTCGGGCAGCAGCAGGCGCGCGAGAACCTCTCCATCTTCATCCAGGCCGCCAAGGCGCGCGGCGAGGCGCTGGACCACGTGCTGTTCTCCGGGCCGCCCGGTCTGGGCAAGACCACGCTGGCGCAGATCGTGGCGCGCGAGCTGGGGGTGAATTTCCGCTCGACCTCCGGCCCGGTGCTCGCCAAGGCGGGCGACCTCGCCGCCATCCTCACCAATCTCGAGCCGCGCGACGTCCTCTTCATCGACGAGATCCACCGCCTCAACCCCGTGGTCGAGGAGATCCTCTATCCCGCGATGGAGGATTACGAGCTCGACCTGGTGATCGGCGAGGGACCGTCGGCGCGCTCGGTCAAGATCACGCTCAATCCCTTCACGCTGGTGGGCGCCACGACGCGCTCGGGCCTCATCACCACGCCGCTGCGCGACCGTTTCGGCATTCCGGTGCGGCTGAACTTCTACACGCCGGAGGAGCTGCTCGCGATCGTCGAGCGCGGCGCCCGCGTCCTGGGTCTCGCTCTCACCGCCGACGGCGCGCGAGAGATCGCCGGCCGCGCCCGCGGCACGCCGCGCATCGCCGGCCGGCTGCTCAAGCGCGTGCGCGACGTCGCCGCCGTCGCGGGCCATGCGACGGTCGACGCGAAGATCGCCGATGCGGCGCTCACCCGGCTGGAGGTCGACGGCCGCGGCCTCGACGCCTTCGACCGCCGCTATCTGAAGCTGCTCGCCGAAGGCTTCGGCGGCGGCCCCGTCGGCATCGACACGCTGGCGGCGGCGCTCGGCGAGTCGCGCGACGCGCTGGAGGATGTGGTCGAGCCTTTCCTGCTGCAGCAGGGTTTCGTGCAGCGCACCCCGCGCGGGCGCCTGCTGACCGCCGCGGCCTATGGTCATCTGGGCCTCGCCGCCCCGCCGCGCGATCCTCAGCAGATGGGACTGTTCAACGCAGGCGAATCCGAATGA
- a CDS encoding type II toxin-antitoxin system VapC family toxin, whose amino-acid sequence MILLDTCVVSESIRPKPDPAYLAWLKYQDPMSLFISVVTLGELHYGAAKSKVAAKQRELNLWITEVGQLFASRIVILDDIVARQWGYLRARYPHARTADAQLGATALAHDFTFATRNVKDFRFEGLDVVNPWES is encoded by the coding sequence ATGATCCTGCTCGACACCTGTGTCGTCTCGGAAAGCATCCGGCCGAAGCCTGATCCGGCCTATCTGGCCTGGCTCAAGTACCAGGATCCGATGTCGCTTTTCATCAGCGTCGTCACGCTCGGGGAGCTCCACTACGGCGCCGCGAAATCGAAAGTGGCCGCGAAACAGCGCGAGCTGAACTTGTGGATCACCGAAGTAGGCCAGCTCTTCGCCAGCAGGATCGTGATTTTGGATGATATCGTGGCCCGCCAATGGGGTTATCTGCGGGCGCGCTATCCACACGCCCGAACTGCCGATGCGCAGCTGGGCGCCACGGCGTTGGCCCACGACTTCACGTTTGCGACGCGTAACGTCAAGGACTTCCGGTTTGAAGGGTTGGATGTCGTAAATCCGTGGGAGTCGTGA
- a CDS encoding type II toxin-antitoxin system prevent-host-death family antitoxin: MEKSWALQDAKARFSEFLREAEIEPQIITYRGKPKFEVRLIREKRSGKPKPKTLVDWILSAPKVPDFKLPPRRREKMRKVL; this comes from the coding sequence GTGGAAAAGAGTTGGGCCCTGCAGGACGCCAAGGCGCGGTTCTCGGAATTCCTGCGCGAGGCCGAGATCGAGCCGCAGATCATCACCTATCGCGGCAAGCCGAAATTCGAGGTGCGGTTGATCAGGGAAAAGCGCTCCGGCAAGCCGAAGCCCAAGACGCTTGTCGACTGGATTCTTTCCGCGCCCAAGGTGCCGGACTTCAAGTTGCCGCCGCGCCGGCGCGAAAAAATGCGCAAAGTGCTCTGA
- the ruvA gene encoding Holliday junction branch migration protein RuvA: MIGKLTGIVDSVAEDHAILDVGGVGYLVQCPSSTLSKLAAGAPASLMIETKVSDDAIRLYGFHSAEEREWFRLLQTVQNVGARVALNVLSALSSRELERALALSDKAVIGRAQGVGPKLALRIVTELKDKAPAMMLRGHDEAGVAVAVAPRGPEADAVAALVKLGYSQGIAAESVARAANDLGPAAAVDMLIRESLRGMGR; encoded by the coding sequence ATGATCGGCAAGCTGACCGGCATCGTGGACAGCGTCGCCGAGGACCATGCCATCCTCGACGTCGGCGGCGTCGGCTATCTGGTGCAATGCCCGTCCTCGACGCTGTCGAAGCTTGCTGCGGGGGCGCCGGCCTCGCTGATGATCGAGACCAAGGTCTCCGACGATGCGATCCGGCTCTACGGCTTTCATTCCGCGGAGGAGCGCGAGTGGTTCCGTCTGCTGCAGACCGTGCAGAATGTCGGCGCCCGCGTCGCGCTGAACGTGCTCTCGGCGCTCTCGTCGCGCGAGCTCGAGCGTGCGCTGGCGCTCTCCGACAAGGCGGTGATCGGCCGCGCCCAGGGTGTCGGCCCCAAGCTCGCGCTGCGGATCGTCACCGAGCTCAAGGACAAGGCGCCCGCGATGATGCTGCGCGGTCACGACGAGGCGGGCGTCGCCGTCGCCGTGGCGCCGCGCGGCCCCGAAGCCGATGCCGTCGCGGCGCTGGTCAAGCTCGGCTACAGCCAGGGCATCGCGGCGGAATCGGTCGCGCGCGCCGCCAACGACCTCGGTCCCGCGGCGGCGGTGGACATGCTGATCCGGGAGAGTTTGCGGGGCATGGGACGGTGA
- the ruvC gene encoding crossover junction endodeoxyribonuclease RuvC: protein MAIGTIRILGLDPGLARMGWGVIAVSGSHLTHIAHGVIVTRAAEGLGLRLLALHSALAVVIAAQRPSAISVEQAFVAKDPSAALKIGHARAVALLAAAQAGLEIAEYAPNHIKKSVVGVGHAQKEQVQAMVRRLLPTCGVTQADAADALACAIAHAHLAGTRARMLQALAS from the coding sequence ATGGCCATCGGCACGATTCGCATCCTGGGTCTGGATCCCGGCCTTGCTCGGATGGGCTGGGGCGTGATCGCGGTCAGCGGCTCGCACCTGACCCATATCGCCCATGGAGTAATCGTGACCCGCGCCGCCGAAGGGCTGGGCTTGCGTCTCCTCGCGCTCCACAGCGCGCTGGCGGTCGTGATCGCTGCGCAGCGGCCATCCGCGATCTCGGTCGAACAGGCCTTCGTCGCCAAGGATCCCTCGGCCGCGCTGAAGATCGGCCACGCCCGCGCCGTCGCGCTGCTCGCGGCCGCGCAGGCCGGGCTCGAGATCGCCGAATATGCCCCGAACCACATCAAGAAATCCGTCGTCGGCGTCGGCCATGCCCAGAAGGAGCAGGTCCAGGCGATGGTGCGGCGCCTGCTGCCGACTTGCGGCGTCACCCAGGCGGACGCCGCCGACGCGCTGGCCTGCGCCATCGCCCATGCCCATCTCGCGGGCACCCGCGCCCGCATGCTGCAGGCCCTGGCCTCATGA
- a CDS encoding YebC/PmpR family DNA-binding transcriptional regulator: MAGHSQFKNIMFRKGKQDKERSKLFSKLGREITVASKSGLPDPAHNPRLRTAIIAAKAVSMSKDTIDRAIKKGQGGDAESYDEVRYEGRGPGGVALIVEALTDNRNRTSADVRSTFAKFGGEMGASNSVAFMFSHVGQVVYSKDKGSDDAMLELALDVGADEVVSTDEAHEFLTGLDGFIAVRDALEAKLGAPSSSGFVWRPQNTVAVPDAAGEQLVKLIETLDDHDDVQNVYGNYELSDALMAKLGG; encoded by the coding sequence ATGGCCGGCCATAGTCAGTTCAAGAACATCATGTTTCGCAAGGGCAAGCAGGACAAGGAGCGCTCCAAGCTCTTCTCCAAGCTCGGGCGCGAGATCACGGTCGCCTCGAAATCCGGCCTGCCGGACCCGGCCCACAATCCGCGCCTGCGCACCGCGATCATCGCCGCCAAGGCGGTGTCGATGTCCAAGGACACGATCGACCGCGCCATCAAGAAGGGCCAGGGCGGCGACGCGGAGAGCTATGACGAGGTCCGCTACGAGGGCCGCGGCCCGGGCGGCGTCGCGCTGATCGTCGAGGCGCTGACCGACAACCGCAACCGCACCAGCGCCGACGTGCGCTCGACCTTCGCGAAATTCGGCGGCGAGATGGGCGCATCCAATTCCGTCGCCTTCATGTTCAGTCATGTCGGCCAGGTGGTCTATTCGAAGGACAAGGGCAGCGACGACGCGATGCTGGAGCTCGCGCTGGACGTCGGTGCCGACGAAGTCGTCTCGACCGACGAGGCGCATGAATTCCTCACCGGCCTCGACGGCTTCATCGCGGTGCGCGATGCGCTGGAGGCCAAGCTGGGCGCTCCATCGTCGTCGGGCTTCGTCTGGCGGCCGCAGAACACGGTGGCCGTGCCCGACGCCGCGGGCGAGCAGCTGGTCAAGCTGATCGAAACCCTCGACGATCACGACGATGTGCAGAACGTCTACGGCAATTACGAGCTCAGCGACGCGCTGATGGCCAAGCTGGGGGGCTGA
- a CDS encoding YciI family protein, producing the protein MRFMMLMIPDVYKRPVPEDFVPPADAVAEMGKFNAAMEQAGILRTAEGLTPPIFATRVSFQGGTPLVTDGPFAETKEVLGGYWIIEVESQDVAVRWAVQCPAAQGDVIEVRRIFGPEDFSS; encoded by the coding sequence ATGCGCTTCATGATGCTGATGATTCCGGACGTCTATAAGCGGCCGGTGCCCGAAGATTTCGTGCCGCCAGCCGATGCGGTCGCGGAAATGGGCAAGTTCAACGCGGCGATGGAGCAGGCCGGCATCCTGCGGACGGCCGAAGGGCTGACTCCACCGATCTTCGCCACGCGCGTCTCGTTCCAGGGCGGCACGCCGCTGGTGACCGACGGCCCGTTCGCCGAGACCAAGGAAGTGCTTGGAGGCTACTGGATCATCGAGGTCGAGAGCCAGGATGTGGCGGTACGCTGGGCGGTCCAATGCCCGGCCGCGCAGGGTGATGTGATCGAGGTGCGTCGGATCTTCGGCCCGGAGGATTTTTCGTCGTAG
- a CDS encoding peroxiredoxin, with translation MLRIGDKFPDFALTGVVSTDPKTAFQDFTQASDAGKWKIVFFWPKDFTFVCPTEIAAFGKLNGDFNDRDAVVYGISIDSEFVHLAWRQNHADLKTLPFPMLADIKRELTGALGIIDPKAGVAQRATYIVDPEGVIRFVYVTDLDVGRNPQEVLRVLDALQTDELCPCNWQKGDEVLKAA, from the coding sequence ATGCTCCGTATCGGCGACAAATTCCCCGACTTCGCCCTCACCGGCGTCGTCTCCACCGACCCCAAGACGGCCTTCCAGGACTTCACCCAGGCGAGCGACGCCGGCAAGTGGAAGATCGTGTTCTTCTGGCCCAAGGACTTCACCTTCGTCTGCCCGACGGAGATCGCCGCCTTCGGCAAGCTCAACGGCGATTTCAACGATCGCGATGCCGTCGTCTATGGCATTTCCATCGACAGCGAATTCGTCCACCTGGCCTGGCGGCAGAACCATGCCGACCTCAAGACCCTGCCCTTCCCCATGCTGGCCGACATCAAGCGCGAGCTGACCGGCGCGCTCGGCATCATCGACCCCAAGGCGGGTGTGGCGCAGCGCGCGACTTACATCGTCGATCCCGAGGGCGTGATCCGCTTCGTCTACGTCACCGACCTCGATGTCGGGCGCAATCCGCAGGAAGTGCTGCGCGTGCTCGACGCGCTGCAGACCGACGAGCTCTGCCCCTGCAATTGGCAGAAGGGCGACGAGGTCCTCAAGGCGGCCTGA